In Pungitius pungitius chromosome 2, fPunPun2.1, whole genome shotgun sequence, a single window of DNA contains:
- the LOC119210818 gene encoding uncharacterized protein LOC119210818 isoform X2, which translates to MDEFKACDLDYFPENILIDVLAYLSVRELVRAGRVCKRWKRLVKDQRLWRFVDLTAWKGHLQSLTSWERLSRLELRDTFRVTANGLRSCAAKSGVCEVEGLSRLKFLEIGITGRQGYQLQMASLGLGAGWLGLEELSLGGKEVGPGLLCASRLKDLKGLCLWACTLSEMQVVRSCRMLRGLSRMEFLDVTFQPKQCPPVLEGEGGGSGEEENNEDAAGAENSNDENNTVDMNNPIPSLRRSLAVLLPSCTLVFTNCSVQISAD; encoded by the exons ATGGATGAATTTAAAGCCTGTGACCTGGACTACTTTCcggaaaacattttaattgacgTGTTGGCGTATCTGAGCGTACGAGAACTGGTCCGAGCCGGAAG AGTGTGTAAGCGATGGAAGCGGCTCGTGAAGGACCAACGGCTCTGGCGGTTTGTCGATCTGACCGCGTGGAAAGGG CATCTGCAGAGTCTGACATCGTGGGAGCGGCTCAGTCGCTTGGAGCTGCGCGACACCTTTCGCGTGACTGCCAACGGCCTGAGGAGCTGTGCTGCCAAGAGCGGCGTCTGTGAGGTGGAAGGCCTTTCCAGGCTCAAGTTCCTGGAGATAGGCATCACTGGGCGGCAAGGTTACCAGTTACAGATGGCCTCCCTCGGGCTGGGCGCCGGATGGCTGGGGCTGGAGGAACTGAGCCTGGGGGGTAAAGAGGTGGGGCCGGGCTTGCTCTGTGCCAGCCGCCTGAAGGACCTGAAGGGTTTGTGCCTGTGGGCCTGCACACTCAGCGAGATGCAGGTAGTGCGGAGCTGCAGGATGCTCCGCGGGCTCAGCCGGATGGAGTTTTTAGATGTGACCTTTCAGCCTAAGCAGTGCCCACCAgtcctggagggggaggggggcggtagTGGAGAAGAGGAGAACAATGAAGACGCTGCAGGTGCCGAAAACAGCAACGATGAGAACAACACAGTAGACATGAACAATCCCATTCCAAGTTTGCGCCGCTCACTGGCCGTCCTGCTGCCATCCTGCACACTAGTTTTCACCAATTGCTCCGTTCAGATAAGTGCAGACTAA
- the LOC119210818 gene encoding F-box/LRR-repeat protein 12-like isoform X1 has product MDEFKACDLDYFPENILIDVLAYLSVRELVRAGRVCKRWKRLVKDQRLWRFVDLTAWKGVTSRILWLLLRQYLGCGLRCLRLRGLLLSARGGTFLSESWLKALSTKCPRLSKLYLLHADLRGLPSCQLLPASLQVLELRGCELPREFFNQTLAPPARSHERAEATSSAGAVQPGRQRKGKAPGSLSGIGIGRLVLNNVPSFTDQHLQSLTSWERLSRLELRDTFRVTANGLRSCAAKSGVCEVEGLSRLKFLEIGITGRQGYQLQMASLGLGAGWLGLEELSLGGKEVGPGLLCASRLKDLKGLCLWACTLSEMQVVRSCRMLRGLSRMEFLDVTFQPKQCPPVLEGEGGGSGEEENNEDAAGAENSNDENNTVDMNNPIPSLRRSLAVLLPSCTLVFTNCSVQISAD; this is encoded by the exons ATGGATGAATTTAAAGCCTGTGACCTGGACTACTTTCcggaaaacattttaattgacgTGTTGGCGTATCTGAGCGTACGAGAACTGGTCCGAGCCGGAAG AGTGTGTAAGCGATGGAAGCGGCTCGTGAAGGACCAACGGCTCTGGCGGTTTGTCGATCTGACCGCGTGGAAAGGG GTGACATCCCGCATACTCTGGCTCCTGCTGCGTCAGTACCTGGGTTGTGGACTAAGGTGTCTGCGGTTGCGTGGTTTGCTGCTGTCTGCCAGAGGCGGCACCTTTCTCTCTGAGTCGTGGCTCAAAGCCTTGTCCACCAAGTGCCCCCGCCTCAGCAAGCTGTATCTCCTGCACGCTGACTTGCGCGGCCTCCCCAGTTGCCAGCTCCTACCCGCGTCTttgcaggtgctggagctgcgTGGCTGCGAGCTGCCTCGTGAATTTTTCAACCAGACTCTGGCTCCACCCGCCCGTTCCCACGAAAGGGCAGAAGCCACATCCAGTGCTGGCGCTGTGCAGCCAGGGAGGCAGCGGAAAGGGAAGGCGCCCGGCTCTCTGTCCGGCATTGGTATTGGGAGGTTAGTCCTTAATAACGTGCCCTCTTTCACGGACCAGCATCTGCAGAGTCTGACATCGTGGGAGCGGCTCAGTCGCTTGGAGCTGCGCGACACCTTTCGCGTGACTGCCAACGGCCTGAGGAGCTGTGCTGCCAAGAGCGGCGTCTGTGAGGTGGAAGGCCTTTCCAGGCTCAAGTTCCTGGAGATAGGCATCACTGGGCGGCAAGGTTACCAGTTACAGATGGCCTCCCTCGGGCTGGGCGCCGGATGGCTGGGGCTGGAGGAACTGAGCCTGGGGGGTAAAGAGGTGGGGCCGGGCTTGCTCTGTGCCAGCCGCCTGAAGGACCTGAAGGGTTTGTGCCTGTGGGCCTGCACACTCAGCGAGATGCAGGTAGTGCGGAGCTGCAGGATGCTCCGCGGGCTCAGCCGGATGGAGTTTTTAGATGTGACCTTTCAGCCTAAGCAGTGCCCACCAgtcctggagggggaggggggcggtagTGGAGAAGAGGAGAACAATGAAGACGCTGCAGGTGCCGAAAACAGCAACGATGAGAACAACACAGTAGACATGAACAATCCCATTCCAAGTTTGCGCCGCTCACTGGCCGTCCTGCTGCCATCCTGCACACTAGTTTTCACCAATTGCTCCGTTCAGATAAGTGCAGACTAA